The following are encoded in a window of Fulvia fulva chromosome 7, complete sequence genomic DNA:
- a CDS encoding putative actin-related protein 8 has product MVGKKSGRALLREEGLQRTDNNMEFTTWPQVSMINQKNYYTDFLKRDDQILALRLQQEERLEARKRAAVELDRVRAQHGMEPTGLAADVGPDIDEDVPMDDMMGENYGEKTIVIHVGSQNLRLGFATDALPKTVPMVIARKSSRTEAEDSEPVPKRLKLDEDAEPEEQYGEDFAREYGTMATEFRAYRRANKRRVLPNSRELVTKWNSTTPPDRITKHNDPVEIDWTETSDGPEYIVGERALRIPEESKPKYRLYWPWQHGWLNEKDYTSRNLLLRDYFQILEDSMKTELDLPHKRDWNQYSCVFIIPDLYEKNVVATVLQELLRDFGFARVCFQQESVAATFGAGFSTACMVDMGAQKTTVCCIEDGMCHEDSRINLKYGGYDVTETFVKMMLYDRFNYSDFNLMRRHDFLLAEELKEKYTTMSDENVSVQLYDFHLRAYNQETQKYQFKLYDEGMLAPTGYFRPTIFDNSTKLTGRRKLIPVSVDLYDQRPNEPQSKAQLRVIQYTNQNIPSAVAAPSAKSARLVGVLQVNGTPQKQRPLGIPPHLNGDGDGTPRSSVLGSRPGSPTGDENGTPMPDGDITMINGDDVPSNIETNDFDVMDRTTPIMPLDEAILASIDEASKDNNGKIDDRKQRDLLGSIMLTGGASKTPHLQGYLEVRLRAHPLMKEYPKEILVAPPPRELDPAVLAWKGGSVFGKLRMTNDSWISPLEYDRLGSRILNYKCMWHW; this is encoded by the exons ATGGTCGGCAAGAAGTCAGGTCGCGCGCTGCTGCGTGAAGAAG GGCTGCAGCGCACGGACAACAATATGGAGTTCACGACATGGCCGCAAGTCTCCATGATCAACCAGAAAAACTACTACAC TGACTTCCTCAAGCGCGATGACCAGATACTGGCACTCCGCCTCCAGCAAGAAGAGCGGCTAGAAGCGAGAAAGCGAGCTGCCGTCGAGCTCGACCGTGTGCGTGCCCAACATGGCATGGAACCGACCGGACTCGCCGCGGATGTGGGCCCCGACATTGATGAGGATGTGCCCATGGATGACATGATGGGCGAGAATTACGGCGAGAAGACCATTGTCATTCATGTCGGCAGCCAGAACTTGCGGCTTGGATTTGCCACCGATGCACTGCCAAAGACCGTACCCATGGTCATCGCACGAAAGTCTTCACGTACAGAGGCCGAAGACTCGGAACCAGTGCCAAAGCGACTGAAGCTCGATGAAGATGCCGAACCGGAAGAACAGTATGGCGAGGACTTTGCTCGGGAGTACGGCACGATGGCTACAGAATTCAGAGCATATCGACGTGCAAACAAGCGGCGCGTGCTGCCAAATTCGAGAGAGCTGGTGACGAAGTGGAACAGCACAACGCCACCAGATCGCATCACCAAGCACAACGATCCGGTCGAAATTGACTGGACAGAGACCTCAGACGGGCCGGAGTACATCGTGGGAGAGCGTGCGCTTCGGATACCCGAGGAGTCCAAGCCAAAGTACCGACTATACTGGCCCTGGCAACATGGATGGCTGAACGAGAAAGACTACACTAGCCGCAACTTGCTGCTTCGCGATTACTTTCAAATCCTCGAGGATAGCATGAAGACAGAACTCGACCTACCGCACAAGCGTGATTGGAACCAGTACAGTTGCGTCTTCATAATACCCGACCTCTACGAAAAAAACGTGGTGGCAACTGTGCTGCAGGAGCTCCTTCGCGATTTCGGCTTCGCACGAGTATGCTTCCAGCAAGAGTCGGTGGCGGCCACATTCGGCGCAGGTTTCAGTACTGCGTGCATGGTTGACATGGGTGCTCAGAAGACCACGGTCTGTTGCATCGAGGACGGAATGTGCCATGAGGATTCTCGCATCAACCTCAAGTACGGCGGCTACGACGTGACTGAGACGTTCGTCAAGATGATGCTTTACGATCGGTTCAACTACAGCGACTTCAACCTGATGCGGCGGCACGACTTCCTGCTTGCTGAAGAACTCAAGGAGAAGTATACCACGATGAGTGATGAGAACGTCAGTGTGCAGCTGTACGATTTCCATCTTCGCGCCTACAACCAAGAGACGCAGAAGTACCAGTTTAAGCTGTACGATGAGGGCATGCTGGCTCCAACC GGCTACTTCAGACCTACCATCTTCGACAACTCCACCAAGCTGACCGGACGCCGGAAACTCATTCCTGTTTCTGTCGATCTGTACGACCAACGACCGAACGAACCACAGTCCAAGGCACAGCTTCGCGTAATCCAGTACACGAATCAGAACATTCCATCTGCTGTCGCTGCACCTTCAGCAAAGTCGGCACGTCTGGTTGGAGTCTTGCAAGTGAACGGCACGCCTCAGAAACAACGACCTCTCGGGATTCCACCACATCTCAACGGCGATGGTGATGGCACACCGCGGTCGTCAGTACTTGGCTCAAGACCTGGCTCGCCCACAGGAGACGAAAATGGTACCCCAATGCCAGACGGCGATATCACCATGATCAACGGGGACGACGTACCAAGCAACATCGAGACCAATGACTTCGATGTCATGGACCGAACTACTCCTATCATGCCACTGGACGAGGCTATTCTGGCATCCATCGACGAAGCAAGTAAAGACAACAATGGCAAGATCGACGACCGCAAGCAACGCGACCTGCTCGGAAGCATCATGCTTACAGGCGGCGCCTCGAAGACACCACACCTGCAAGGCTACCTTGAGGTGAGACTGCGAGCTCATCCATTGATGAAGGAGTACCCCAAAGAGATTCTGGTGGCACCACCGCCTCGCGAGCTCGATCCGGCTGTGTTGGCCTGGAAGGGCGGCAGTGTCTTCGGCAAGCTACGCATGACGAACGATAGCTGGATATCACCACTCGAGTACGACAGACTTGGAAGCCGGATCCTGAACTATAAGTGCATGTGGCACTGGTGA
- a CDS encoding Nuclear transport factor 2, with protein MADFESVAKQFVEYYYKQFDSDRSGLAPLYRDNSMLTFEAQPFQSAAAIVQKLQELPFQRIEHQVATLDAQPSNESGGILVIVSGALLVEEEKRPMSYAQTFQLLPTPEGSYYIFNDVFRLVYPAA; from the exons ATGGCGG ACTTCGAGAGTGTTGCGA AGCAATTCGTCGAGTACTACTACAAGCAGTTCGACAGCGACCGATCTGGCCTGGCCCCACTCTAC AGAGACAACTCCATGTTGACATTCGAGGCCCAACCATTCCAGAGCGCGGCAGCTATCGTGCAAAAGCTACAG GAACTTCCCTTCCAGAGGATCGAGCACCAAGTCGCGACCCTCGACGCACAGCCAAGCAACGAATCTGGCGGCATCCTCGTCATTGTCAGCGGCGCGCTTTTG GTCGAGGAGGAGAAGCGACCGATGTCATACGCTCAGACCTTCCAGTTGTTGCCAACCCCAGAAGGCTCCTACTACATCTTCAATGACGTCTTCCGCCTCGTGTACCCAGCCGCGTAG